Proteins co-encoded in one Neodiprion lecontei isolate iyNeoLeco1 chromosome 3, iyNeoLeco1.1, whole genome shotgun sequence genomic window:
- the LOC124293696 gene encoding LOW QUALITY PROTEIN: uncharacterized protein LOC124293696 (The sequence of the model RefSeq protein was modified relative to this genomic sequence to represent the inferred CDS: substituted 7 bases at 7 genomic stop codons) codes for MAFRGSXDKLYTPNNGKFFRLVQLLGKFDPIMEEHLKLASTGGISDHYCGNRWKLLTDHVELYSLKKLSDTCWEAKINSVKPVCYQICEIHDAXVTLGNVTEKTDHTASHEASTLAEQLKAFGFILSLVVXYEILFQINVVSKSLXSKDIDLGKSAEMLENCCDFFEEYRKTGFKKAYCTVSDLVXTLQITPEFKPAKRLQRIKCQAGEMATDEPIESAEKKLEVEFFNKLLDVALMSIKERFQQLKDYSETWSFLHIRKIPDXNELAVFCANLQQKLISLKHFFLDDNISCITVLNFIRXRNIQELYPNIWIAFRIFETIPVTVASGERSFSKLKLIKPFLRSTISQTRLSNLAILSIENEIAGQLDFSNLIRVFADKKTRKVKFY; via the exons ATGGCATTTAGAGGAAGCTAAGACAAACTGTACACGCCAAACAATGGCAAGTTCTTCAGATTGGTACAACTATTGGGTAAATTCGATCCGATTATGGAGGAGCATTTGAAGCTGGCATCAACAGGCGGCATTTCTGATCACTATTGT GGGAATCGGTGGAAATTACTCACTGATCATGTAGAACTCTACAGTTTGAAAAAGCTAAGCGATACGTGTTGGGAAGCCAAAATAAATAGCGTAAAACCTGTTTGCTatcaaatttgtgaaattcatGATGCTTGAGTTACATTGGGTAACGTAACGGAAAAAACTGATCACACCGCATCACACGAGGCAAGCACATTAGCAGAGCAACTGAAAGCTTTCGGTTTCATTCTTTCTTTGGTGGTTTAGTACGAAATTCTGTTTCAAATTAATGTTGTCAGCAAATCACTGTAATCCAAAGACATCGATCTCGGTAAATCCGCAGAAATGCTCGAAAATTGTTGTGATTTCTTCGAAGAATACCGAAAAACCGGATTCAAAAAAGCTTATTGCACTGTAAGTGACCTGGTATAAACGCTTCAAATCACACCCGAATTCAAACCTGCGAAACGTTTACAACGTATTAAATGTCAGGCTGGTGAAATGGCTACGGATGAGCCAATAGAATCtgctgagaaaaaattggaagttgaattttttaacaaattgcTGGACGTCGCTTTAATGTCAATAAAAGAGAGATTCCAACAGTTAAAAGACTATTCGGAAACGTGGTCTTTTTTACACATTAGAAAAATTCCGGACTAAAATGAACTCGCAGTGTTTTGTGCAAATCTCCAGCAAAAGCTCATAAGTCTGAAGCATTTTTTCCTGGATGATAATATTTCATGTATAACCGTCCTCAATTTTATACGATAGCGAAATATTCAAGAACTGTATCCAAATATATGGATTGCGTtccgaatttttgaaactattCCGGTTACAGTTGCAAGTGGAGAAcgcagtttttcaaaattaaaattaataaaaccgTTTCTTCGATCAACAATCTCTCAAACAAGACTCTCTAACCTGGCTATTCtttcgattgaaaatgaaatcgcTGGACAATtagatttttctaatttaattCGTGTATTTGCTGACAAAAAGACccgaaaagtgaaattttactga